A genomic region of Neisseria cinerea contains the following coding sequences:
- the mltB gene encoding lytic murein transglycosylase B: protein MKTIKILPLAICLAALSACTTVKTIEKEGNERPQFDVVAESVSSSGFAANANVRRFVDYEVEKGDFSRVELGNFFDNAVYKANIINIVYKPSTSRPWYEFKVGNSGAAKFNGARKFYSENQAVIERVADEYGVPAELIVAIIGIETNYGKNMGSFRVADALATLGFDYPRRAEFFQKELVELLRLAKEEGSDVFAFKGSYAGAMGMPQFMPSSYRKWAVDYDGDGHRDIWGNVGDVAASIANYMKQHGWATGGKMLVPVTLTPSADIQAIIGEKTALVRTVADLKAYGIKPQEEVADHEKAILFSLEVKPGVFEYYLGLNNFYTVWQYNHSRMYVTAVRDIANSLGKPKL from the coding sequence ATGAAAACGATAAAAATACTTCCGTTGGCAATTTGTTTGGCAGCTTTGTCTGCCTGTACGACGGTTAAGACAATTGAGAAAGAAGGAAATGAACGTCCGCAATTTGATGTTGTGGCAGAATCAGTATCCAGCAGCGGATTTGCTGCCAATGCCAATGTCCGCCGTTTTGTGGATTATGAGGTTGAAAAGGGAGATTTTTCCCGAGTGGAATTAGGGAATTTTTTTGATAATGCGGTTTATAAGGCAAACATTATCAATATCGTGTACAAACCTTCTACATCCAGACCGTGGTATGAATTTAAGGTTGGTAATTCGGGAGCTGCAAAATTTAACGGGGCCCGAAAGTTTTATTCTGAAAATCAGGCGGTAATTGAAAGAGTGGCGGATGAATATGGCGTACCTGCCGAACTTATCGTGGCGATTATAGGGATTGAAACGAATTACGGTAAGAATATGGGCAGTTTCCGGGTTGCCGATGCATTGGCAACTTTGGGCTTTGATTATCCCCGCCGTGCCGAGTTCTTCCAAAAAGAATTGGTTGAGCTTTTGCGGTTGGCAAAGGAAGAGGGCAGTGATGTTTTTGCTTTTAAGGGCAGTTATGCGGGTGCAATGGGTATGCCACAATTTATGCCTTCGAGCTACCGGAAATGGGCGGTAGATTATGACGGAGACGGACATCGGGACATATGGGGCAATGTTGGCGATGTGGCAGCCTCTATTGCCAATTATATGAAACAGCACGGTTGGGCGACCGGAGGAAAAATGCTGGTACCCGTTACGCTGACGCCGAGTGCGGATATTCAAGCCATAATTGGAGAAAAAACGGCATTGGTGCGGACAGTTGCAGACCTGAAGGCTTATGGTATCAAACCTCAGGAAGAGGTTGCAGATCATGAAAAGGCAATCTTGTTTAGCTTGGAGGTTAAACCCGGCGTATTTGAATATTATTTAGGTTTAAACAATTTTTATACGGTTTGGCAATACAATCACAGTCGGATGTATGTAACGGCAGTCAGGGATATTGCCAATTCGCTTGGAAAGCCTAAATTGTAA